In Euphorbia lathyris chromosome 10, ddEupLath1.1, whole genome shotgun sequence, the DNA window ACTTTCTTAATATAAATTTACTACTGCATTGATTTTATTGGATCAAAAAAATACTCTAATGACCACCATTGCACAAAACTCATGCATTAGTGGCCGTAGAATCTTTCTATCCTCCAACTTTAGGATAAAGGATCAATTTGgattttgaaattgaaattgaataatAAAATCGATTTaatcaaaaatcaaatttaattatcaatttggtattttaatttgatattaGGATCGAATCAGCTTACAATAATTCGTATCAATATATGATCTGTAAACGAGTCAAGTCGCTCATGAGCAATTTGgtgttcggctcgataaaaacCCGATCATGTGTTCGGTTCAATTTATAAATGCTTTGAGTTTGAACATGACGAAGTTCAGCTCAAAAACTCATGAGCAAGCTCGATTATATTGTTCATTAACATGGTTATCAAGGTCCATGTGAAAAATACTGTGTAAAATAATAATAGTTTtgtgtaaaatttagttttataggTTTCAAAACTATGTAATTTTATAGAACTATGTAGTTTTATGTTCGGCTCGACTAGATTACATCCCTAAATATCAGAAATTATTGGTAAATGAGCATTGAATGTTAATGATGAAATCTTGCACAAGTGCTAAGAAAGACAATGGCCACTCCATACTTGAGTCTTTGCAATCATCCACTATATCAGTGCCCCATTCTATTCCAGAAAAAATAGATTCAAAATATCATCCAAATCTTAGCCATTATACAAGTCAATAATCAGTCAAACCTTGTTCTCCCTTTTCACATGGAATAATACCACCAAAATATCCCAATATTATCACCACAATTGAGTGTAATTTCAAACATTAGTTTAATACATATTATGCACTGATTACATATCAAATCAAATAGAAAAATTTAAAGAGTTTTTTTACGACTTCAAAATAGATTTAGAGTTAAAATACCTCTAAATTCAagaaaatatttagaattttgttcatctaacacatacaaaatatgatacatatatatttcataCGTATACACATCTTTAATCTATTATTAATAAGCAATAATATAACGCACATGTACATTAGAAATGACATAATTCATCACCGAAAAGATAACTTTTTTAATAATGTATATAATTAGCTCAATTTGTCATATTAAATCCTCAGATTTATTGTTATATTAGCCATCTGTTGATGCCCGTAAATTTTAAATGATTTTcttttttgatgaattaaaattATAGCCTCCTAAGGAGcttttggatttctatccttTTAGGGTTACTCACCCGTCAAGCTAGGTTTGAGAAGTATGTGTTTTTTGTCGGTTTACGACTAAAACCGTCCACATCGAATTTATCCGCATCATAAAGTTTGTATGTTAGTGTGTTTAAGAGATTATAATAAAAGCTTTTATCGGGCTTTAATTTCTAAAATAGCTATTAACATATGCTTCTTAATCGTATGATTTTCTTTCTAAAATAACTATAAACAATTGCTTCTTAATCGTCAATTCTAATAAACCACTTAATATATATTGTTTGacataaaataacaaaaagaaaaaccaagCGGACACTAAAAGGAAAATTAGGGAACGATCTAACATCTACCAACAATAGCAAATAACTAACAATACTAGACCCAAACATGCCCTAAATTTAACTTGATTTTCTCACGGTTTGGTTCAGGTGATAAATATTTGCTATCAAGAGTTAATTCTCAATCCAAATCGAACACTATATACCTACTATTTAgagtaaaacaataaaaaagaaCCAAACGAACACCACCGAATCTAAAATCGAACTAACACATTTGCCAAATGAGCAAAACAAGTCTCTTTGTTCATTACATGAAGCCGTTGATGCTTTACCGCGACAGTTACAGGAAATCccaaaaaacaacaaaaatatatgGCAATTGGGGCATTACAGAATCAAGAAAATTCATTGAGCACTCATCTCTAAGTAACATAAAAGCTCAAAGGATTAACCTTCCAATTATTTCTTGTCagtaattaaatatataaacccTACCAACAACAGTTTTTCTGTACTTACAGAGgaggtcttcttcttcttctccctccGAAGCTCTAAAAATTTGCCTGTCAACAGCAATTTTTTATCCCTGAATTTACAAAGtaaacaattaattaatctcaCCACGCAATCGGATTGCTTTTCCGCCAGTTTGTTATGATATTGGATTTGCCTCGAGTCCCGAGTGTGATAAGATCATCCGGCGATGGTAGCAATCAAAGTATAATCAACGAAAAAAGTGACGGTTTGGTCATTGCTTATAACTAGAACTGCTGCTTGTCTTGCTAGATAACGAAGGCTTGTCTTTTAAGCTGCTACATAAAACAGTCTCAGAATTGCTGGATGGACTTTCTGCAGGGCCAGGTCTCATCCAGACTTTTATGTGGCCCTCTCGACACACTGTAAGAACAGATTCCGGGGTGAATGTCAAGCCGGAAAGGGGTTCGGTGTGAACACGATGTGCGACTAGTGGGGAAATCTTCGGTACGTCTCGCATGCTTGGAGCAGGTTGCAGAGTACCAATTGGGACAACATTGTCCCAATGTGAAGATTGACTTCCTGTACTGAAAGTGGGAGATCCACCAGGGGGACATCGACGCAACGGAACAACAATCTCATCCATTTCTAAGTCCCACAAAAGCAATTGAGTGTCCTGTGCAGAAACAGAcaagttgaaaaaaaaaaatcattatccaGCTTAACGCATGTGGAATATGAAGAATCAAACAGTTCAGAAAGAAATGCCAAACGAATAATATGAAAGACTATGATTTAATTATGAATCATCACATCTCTTTCAACTTTAGACTACATTACTTGCCCCTTCAAACCAAAATTTCTAGACTGTCCGGGACCAAATTGCTCCTGGTCCATTCAGATGATGACTAACTATGTtcgataaaaatttaaaaaagaagCAAAAGCCCAATACATCCACGATATATAAAATTGGCCTCATGCGTTCACAGGCCCTCCAAATTGGGCATAAGAGCCAAGTGTCTCCCGAACTTTGAAAACGACGGATTGATCTATTGGCCCCTGAATCTTGAAGTTATGCGTGATTCAACTTGTCCAAATCTCCACTTGTTCTGTCATGTAGGACTAAGGGAGTTAATCATGTGCTAATCGGTCGTTTTCAAACTTGGAGGGATCATTAGACTTTTCTGGACAATTTGGGGGCTAGGGATGTATTACGcctataaaattactaaaaaaccAGTTTCTGCAATTGGGTAAAACCTTATTTTCTCGCATAATCGCTAGTGAAACTTTCATCCGGTTACAATCGCATTTTCTGATTTCGAAAAGCAACATATATGTAACATAACTTCGCAATCTACTCTAGCAGTACTTTAACCACATCACTCCCTAATTCTAATTTTTTCACTAAATTATAGCCCTTGCATTGCATTTTCTTCATCAGGCTACCGCAGAAGCCATTGAGGTTCAAATGCATATTTGAGGTTCTAACATATTGTAACGTCATCTATTCAAACCATCAAAAAGTAACATCAGGCTTACCGGTCCAACCCACCATTCAGTTCATTATTTATGTGATTCTATCTTCAAAATTGATTGCATAAATCAATCGCCCAAGTGTACCTCAATCTACGCCTACCATCCTAAACTACCAATCATTTTAGTTACAACGCTAAGTTGACAATGCACAGGTATCAAATGAATGCAACTCATAAAAAACCAGATTTTAAGAGGTTAAATTTTGTAACGGATGAACTACttcaaagaaaaaagaaacatgCCCTTAAGAGTATTTATTTGTTCGATCAAATAGTAATGCTTCTTATACCTGACCAACAGATCCAAACCGGTACATTATATTTTCTCCAGTACCATCTGAATTTGGAGCTGACCAATATGAATCAAAAGCCACTCCGCTTACCTGGAAGTGCCATCAAATAAGAACTTAATGAGATTGTCATAATTGTGTGCAAAGAACTAACAGGAATACGCCATATGCATTGAGAATCTTACCCATGAGTTATGCCCTTCACCCCATGCCACAACCTTTCGATCTTCCATACTCCATACTTGAACTAAATCATCTTCACCTCCCGTCAAAATGTATTTCCCATCCATACTGATTACGAATAACACTTCGTCAATTGCATCCCacaataaaaacataaaatttacaGTAATGAGTTGTGGCTCCAAAGAAATTTCAGTATGTTACCTCCAAGCACAACATAGTAGAGCACCGTAATAACTTTTCCCACCACAAGTAAGTTGCTCTTTTGAATAGTCAAAAACTCGTAAATAACCTGCACTCAATAAAGTCAATCTCAATCAGCTGATGCATTCATGCGTAAAAAAACATCAAACTGTTTGTTGCAAACAATATAAGAATGCTGTTATACCATCTCTTCCAACAGTTGCTAAGTAGGCACCATCGGTAGAGAAAGCAATGCTATTAACGGAACCTTGGCAAATATGCCACCTGGCAATAGGATTACTCTGCATATAGGTAATACAAATCAGGAAATGATACACGGCATTCAGGTGAGGTAGACAATTATCATTCTAGAAGCATATCTTGTATTTAGTACGAACACCAATACATACAAAAGTTTGCACTCGAACGTCAGAATATCCCTGCACAATAGGGATAAGGCCCAAATTTTCCCCTATTGTTTTTTGGGAAGTACAAAATTACCCCTAACATgtgaaatggtaaaattttaccctaacgtttccaagctagatcaattttacccttgCCTAACAGAAAATTTGAACGGGCTGGTTTGACGGTTATTTGACTGTCACATCATACCTTCCAAACAAACTTGTCGAAAAACTGACATAGTTTTGTGCACTTTGGCAGATTGTTGATTGTGTTAAtaacatagtaaacattttaggcagtttttttgtgattaacttGTATGTTGCCGACTTAGTTATTGGCATTGGCAGGTTGTTTATAACAATAATAgtatattttagacataattgatgtttggaaggTCAGATATTACAGTTAAATAATGGGTCAAATAATAGTGAAAGTTTTATCTCAGGTAGGGgtaaaattttaccatttcatACGATAGGGGCAAATTTGAAGCTTATCCCTGCACAATATATTCAAAGAATACCAAAAATGGCCCTATCTCAGTGTGTCTACCTACGGGTCAGCAGCGAACATCCATGAAGTTTATACAGAAAAACACTGCAACCAGGCTTTAAACTATCACTCTTATAgtacagaaaaaaaaaacgcaATCACAACTCAGAAAATTAGCCACTTGCTTAAGTATTGCTATTCACATCTTCCATGTTTTCTTCTCTGTCCTAATTTCCTCCCTTTCCCAAACATATGATGCAAATTCTTATGCAAGCAAACAATACAAAAGTAAGTGCTTTTGGATTTTCTAAGTAGTTCTCAGAATTAATCTACAAGTGCCAATTTGACACTAATTTTAAGAAGcaacattcaaacataatagTTTATGTTAGTTTATTTACAGCTAGAATTCGAGACTTATACCTTACTATAACGTGCATGTGCAACACAAAATTGACTTGGATCTTTAACGGCAGGAAATGAAGAATCACCTGCACCATCCTTACTCTAGAAAATGAAATTTAAGTGAATACCCAGATCACTGgatataaaaagaaaagttgAAATGCGATGTAAGATGCGGAACTATTTCTTTTTACTAGGAAGCTTGCCTTCTCATACACATACAAATTCCCATCAGAATGAGCAACCACAAAAGAACCATCACCTCCAGGCACCCATGCTACACTTGTACAACGGCTGTTGAAAATAAAAGTGTTAATCAAGTGGTCTTCAAAAGGTTGCATATATTGTAGCCAAGAGCCAAGAGTTCTCATAGGACTCAAACAAATAAACTACATATGGGATCAATGccctaaaaatgaataaaattagttttttttttttttactcgaAAAGCTTTTTATCAACACTCCTTGGAGAGGTGATACCACATACAAGCATGCAAGCAGTATTTTTAGATGTTCCGGACACCAACTGCAGAATATCTTGCAAAAGCATGAGAAGTGTATATTCCTTATAAGTTTTTCTACTTGTAGCCAAATTAAGTTCTACATTGCCGGGAAAATTTCCACATCACAGGATAAGACGCATAGTTTTTAAAGGCGAAAGGTGAATCAAGGCGATAAGGATAAATATCGCCTCACCTGCCTCACGTGTGAGAGGTGGTCGCGTCGCCTCAAGGCGATATTTTGCCCTTATCGAACATAAAACTATTACTCAAATTGACTAGTTTAACTTCTAAAGTTGTAATAGTCtaataaaatcctaattgctaaAACATAACATCAAACATCATCACCAAATCCCAAAATAAAACTAAATCCAAATAACATAACATCAAACATCATCCTTTATCCATTTAATAATTAGCAGCATATCAAATTACAACAGTTTAAGACTACTTGCATTTGTCAAGAGTTTTAACAACCAGGAAGACCTAGGATCCAATCACTAATCCTTTATCCATCTAATAATGTTCTTTAGGTCAATTGTTGCAAGGTAAACTAAGTTTAAAAACTGAATTTCTAACTTTGCAAAAGAAAGAAATTGTTCACAATCCCAAATATCCCATTAGAACACAAATGATTTTCCATTCCACAACCCACAAATTTTGATCAAAAGACACACAAAAGTTTCAGACTGAGGCAGCGGCAATGAGAAAGGCGTTAAGTGGAGATCAATGATTAtcagattaaaattaaataagtaaAAAGTGGAAAGCATACATCGACAGTACATGACATCCCAAAACAGAGAGCAGAGTAACAAAAGAccaaaaagaaagcaagagcAGAGTAAAAATAGAAGAGGCAGAGTCCagaaaatccaaaaaaaattggacaaCCTAACAGTACAATCCCAGAAAAATTGGAGATAAAAAGAAGAATAGAAGAGGAAAGCAAGACCTAAcataatttcttatttaattgtctttttttttaacCAGAAAAATGCCATAACTGCAAAAGGCAACTGCCTCTCGTCTGAAGGGGTAAGGCGGTTGCCTCTTGCAGGTTGGTCGCCTTTCAGCGCAAGAGGAGGTCGAAGGAACACCTGGGTCGCCTCCCGCCTCGGGCGACCACCTTTTAAAACTATGATAAGAAGTTCAACATTTCTAAGGCCTAGTGGATACTGCCTCACGAACAGCATCCAGCAGAGAAAGATAATAAGTACCTACTGAAAAACAACAAGAATAGAAAATCCATAAAGACTGAGTTCATTCTCCCTTCAGGTCAAGCCATCCCATGTTTCTaggaaaataatataaatattccataGAAGAATACCCACCTAATTCTCCATGCATACTTTATCGAGAAAAACAAATGGATATTATGCCATAGTTGCCATTTTTCTGAGAGAAGAAATTGGCTATATCGAGAATTAAACAAACAGTTCTCTTTCTCAGCTATTGAACCGCAAAGGTACTGGCTAACTATCTTCAATGTTCCAGTCTTTCAATATACAACACACAAGATTTCAATCAAGTATATTAAACAATGTGTTCAAAGTTGAAACATTTATCATTAATAAGAATTCAACATTTCTCGGCGATTTCATATGTAGCATCCTGAACAAACTTATTTTGGCACTTCGAATCACAAAAATTCTTTACACATTTGTTATTCAATGAAGTCATTGTTTATTTCAGAAATAGAAGTCTAAGAGAAAGCAGTAAAAGGGAACAATAGAAGTAAGAGTTGAAATAAATGAAGGCTGGCTTTACAATGGAGTAACTTGCCTGTTGTTAACAGAACCGTCCTTATTATAATGCTGTGCCCCAACAAGCTTCTTTCCAACATCCTGTAATTGCTGTCTCAGTGACACTGAGTACACTACAATAGTGCAGATAGCCAATAAATATAATACTCTttcaaaaaaaagtaaaaaaaaaaagaaaaaacaagagCTGCAATTCGATCTTAAGGAAAGGATTTTTACCATCACCAGAATTCAACCCAATAAGCAAATCATGGCCATCCTTAGCATCTGGATCAAAGGCATGGCACACAGGGTTTGAGTTGCTAAAATGTATAGATTTTATTGGATCCTACATCAAAGAACAATCCTCTAAATTAGCAATTCAGTACTTTTTATCAGGCATAAAAACAGAAAACATGATATGCCATATTACCTTATCTTGAGAGTTTAAATCACTTATAAAGATTGCATCCCCCACATTAAAGATCAAGTAAGTTCCTTTACCATCAAAGTTTGGATTAATCAATGAATGATTCGAACTTGAAGCACCCAATGATCCAATCCTACTAGTGCTACTAACACTTTTATTCCCACCATTTCCTCCAACAAAACTAAGTGCTCGGCTTCCATTGCCAGCCCCCAACAACCTGGCTGCAGCTGATCGCACACCACTGCTAGCAGTGAAACTCGAAGCTGATGCTGTCGGGGTTGATGGGGCCGCCTTGTTGAGATTAGCTACCGTTACCTAATAGTCAaattacacaaaaaaaaaatctttcacGAATCACGGCTATTAATCAAATATCATTAAATTGATCAAAAGATGCTACTTATATTCATGAGTAGTAAGCCCAACAgacaaatacaataaaaaagGAATATGGTTGAACCAAAATCTAATCATGCATTGCCTTGAAAAACAGAATATAAgtattatcatttttcttgcatatatatcatatataatcatatgGACCATTTAAATAacataacacgattttgacaccTGAAATTGCACCCTTAACAAAAACCCTAGAAGTTAACAAGATTGCTAAACCCATTTTCTTAAGAACAAACAAAACTATCCAGAAACTGCATAATTCACATGATAATCAAAATCCAAAAGCCTCGTAAAATACGCTCAACTTTAATTAATGTGTATTTAACCAAAACGCACAACTATTAAAATCTCAACTTCAAAACAAGCTCCAATCAATTGAATTAAGAAAATTGGacagcaataaatatatataatcatataCATACACAAAAATATACCTGTAGAAATTAAGTACCTGAGTAACGGTTTTGCCATGGGCATAATGAAGCAGACCGGAAGGATGAGTCTTCTCATAGTGAAGCTTATAACGCCCCTCAGGGGTTTTGAAATACGTCTTTAGACCCGGCGACTGAGTGTTTCCGGATGCCGATGACGCCGAAATCATGCCGTTGGTGGAATTCATCATGATGCCGCCTATTACTACAACACACCCTAGAACATCTGATCATGACATTAGGGTTTCGTAATTTTGAATTTCCACACTCTTTTTcgaaacgtttttttttttttttcttatttaggtGGGTCTGATTTTCTCGGACGACGAAGATTGTGCCTTTTGCTTGTATGCTTTCTTTCACTTGGCTTTGTGCTTAGCTGTTTCTGGGCATTGGACTTCAATGGAGATCAATTAGAGGGTTTGGATCTTATGTTTCGAGGCCTACGaaaaatttatttcttttgggaAATTGGATGGAATTTGACTTGTATTTTAAAAGTCAACTACATGGACGGCGGAGATGATGATGGATTACTTTTGTTGACGATGGCCTTCATGACTAAACCATTTGATTAGTTAATcaaattttctaaaatttattgtttgtttggaactttttttttcttttactccAAACAAAGTGTTTAGTATTCGTGCGAATATAAACAAGTCCATGTGACATCTATGGAGCCCGAGCCTCCTAGACAACCCAGTCTCAAAGCCTGACCTGGAAGATCTTTATTGACTCGTCAAAGATCATTCCGCTACAATAATCACGCTCAATCTCGCCAATCACGAATCAAATAGGCTTGAGGGATACCGAACCTCGATATGTGGGCACATGTTCGCCTATCAACAGGTGATGCGTAGCTCAACACgctcaaaaacttataattgcCTCCCTTTTTTCGACCATAAATAGAGTATGACATTTtccaaggtacacattcactaaACTTTTTTTTCGTATATATACGTTTTATAATCTGAGTGGTcaataaccaatttttaagcaccaatgtaaaacttctcaaaattaagctatattgtgtttaagatttttaacatgtaaaaaaaattgtgtttaatagaaaaaatcgaATTTAAGGAAGGGCCTaataggccaaaaaaaattagaaatttggatttaaggaggggctaacaggaaaaaaaaattataattttctatTTAGATGCTAACACGTCAAAAAAATTGGAATTTTGAATTTAGACAAAGTTTAACGGGACCTGAGCCAACATCCAATCTAAAATTCTTGAAAATAGAGGGACTGGAACCACAACAGCCTCAAATTTTATGCAAACAGGGAAGGTGAAACTATTCGTGGACAATATGGTTCCGACGACAGGAGGGACCCGGACCTCCCTTGTCTCCGCCCTTGCTTAAGCATTGTAGCAGGTTAGCGGGACTCCACCCCTCCTTTAACCATATTTGTGTCTTAGTTCAATCTTAATTATGGACATATGCATAATTCAATCACATATACTATGATTGAAAACTAGCTTTTATACATATTTTTGAAGGAAAATGGTTTAACATGATTGAAAACTAGCTTTCATAACATATTATTAGGGTTATAAACGAGGTGAGATCGGGAATGCTATTCTGTCCCTCTCCTTGTACgtgaataaaagaaaaaataattttttctctaccaacaaatcaataaacaatta includes these proteins:
- the LOC136208725 gene encoding uncharacterized protein produces the protein MMNSTNGMISASSASGNTQSPGLKTYFKTPEGRYKLHYEKTHPSGLLHYAHGKTVTQVTVANLNKAAPSTPTASASSFTASSGVRSAAARLLGAGNGSRALSFVGGNGGNKSVSSTSRIGSLGASSSNHSLINPNFDGKGTYLIFNVGDAIFISDLNSQDKDPIKSIHFSNSNPVCHAFDPDAKDGHDLLIGLNSGDVYSVSLRQQLQDVGKKLVGAQHYNKDGSVNNSRCTSVAWVPGGDGSFVVAHSDGNLYVYEKSKDGAGDSSFPAVKDPSQFCVAHARYSKSNPIARWHICQGSVNSIAFSTDGAYLATVGRDGYLRVFDYSKEQLTCGGKSYYGALLCCAWSMDGKYILTGGEDDLVQVWSMEDRKVVAWGEGHNSWVSGVAFDSYWSAPNSDGTGENIMYRFGSVGQDTQLLLWDLEMDEIVVPLRRCPPGGSPTFSTGSQSSHWDNVVPIGTLQPAPSMRDVPKISPLVAHRVHTEPLSGLTFTPESVLTVCREGHIKVWMRPGPAESPSSNSETVLCSSLKDKPSLSSKTSSSSSYKQ